One window of the Anopheles cruzii chromosome 2, idAnoCruzAS_RS32_06, whole genome shotgun sequence genome contains the following:
- the LOC128268461 gene encoding vigilin, which produces MEDQAASTGMEGVEPQMTGFMSYNDTNVLGVVSPSAPVAPATPCYDDLFPALPESEPPRFNNPLSPAAQSMRVGSSIVTQVFIVPSGERKYDSDKFGEGESLRTCQTIMKETHAHIEISSAKDQSLTFLVTGKPNEVLEARRKILVHFQTQASKTISIPREHHRWILGKKGDRLRELERSTSTKINVPRISEDSDAITILGTKEGIEKAEHEIRTMSDEQSRKAFERFNVPKIYHPFVIGAFGENLSKMTEETGAKINVPPQSVQKDEIIITGEKEGVLQAKARIEAIYKEMEKKCTSVAVEVPRAQHKYVYGPRGSTIQEILQMTGVSVEMPASDSPSDTITLRGSQDKLGNALSVVYQKAHSIRTNVLECPQWIHKYIIGREGSLIKEFSVQHPNVHVEFNEDKIKIDGPPEQVEIASEQLQEKVNELTGRLTFAEMMVDPVHCKHIIGKAGSNINRMKEEYEVQINIDEKDSKPIRIEGPAEGVAKAQQELLEKIAKWENEKEETINIDHRLFKTIIGAKGESIREIREKNNNVQIVFPGPNDKSDIVKIRGPKEDVDRCHKYLTQYVKELQKSSFVMEVPIFKQFHKYIIGKGGANIKKIRDETQTKIDLPAEGDANEVILITGKKENVKEARERIQKIQNEMANIVTEEIVIPAKHHISLIGAGGMLINAIMEECGGVSIKFPSSDSKSDKVIVRGPKEDVERAKWQLLELSSEKELSSFSVQIRAKPQHHKFLIGKNGASIKKIRDKTGARVIFPGVNEEDNEAITIIGKKENVEEAKAELEAIIKNIDNIVEDELSMDPKFHKHFVSNRGKVLKRIEEECGGMSISFPRSDRGERPDRVTLKGPKDCIETAKQRMLEIVGELESMVTIECFIPARHHRIVMGKGGSKVQGITSEFGVNIKFPERGTSAVSYHEHQHQHHPLSAEVPNQNGNGDGAPDGAAETGNIVNGGAVEPPVPKEPVHSLADLIRISGNKERCEQARDALLALVPETEEINVAFDLHRSLIGQKGRDVKELMNTYDVHIEMSPQDKRLDIIKVTGTKTAIAEAKEAIAERIKVLEAEREDREARSFEIKVEVDPTYHQKIIGRRGVVVNKIRANHGVQISFPKQDDPYNKSVITIQGYEEKAKAARDEILGMVETLSSVYKEEMSIDERTHRRFIGFRGKRLREIKEQFNVEITFPRPEDPDKSLVILAGTPDNVESCRDYLLNLEEEFLQDVSAAPTQPTTFSQIMEDMTNQNTHTNKQGFIVSGAPWERKTPNTQSLVDFPDFGGLGGGAGGAASSDQGQGQQQQQQQQQPQQQGQGPINSAWNAKH; this is translated from the exons ATGGAGGACCAGGCAGCTTCAACGGGGATGGAAGGCGTCGAACCGCAGATGACCGGATTTATGAGCTATAACGATACCAACGTCCTGGGTGTGGTGTCACCGTCGGCCCCAGTCGCGCCCGCGACGCCCTGTTACGACGATCTGTTTCCGGCGCTGCCGGAGAGTGAACCGCCGCGCTTCAACAATCCCCTGTCGCCGGCCGCCCAGAGTATGCGCGTCGGTAGCTCGATCGTGACGCAGGTATTCATCGTACCGTCCGGCGAGCGCAAGTACGACTCGGACAAGTTCGGCGAGGGTGAATCGCTGCGCACGTGCCAAACGATCATGAAGGAAACGCACGCGCACATCGAGATCTCGAGCGCCAAGGACCAATCGCTGACGTTCCTGGTGACGGGCAAGCCGAACGAGGTGCTCGAAGCGCGGCGCAAGATTCTGGTCCACTTCCAGACGCAGGCCAGCAAGACGATCAGCATCCCGCGCGAGCACCATCGCTGGATCCTCGGCAAGAAGGGTGACCGCTTGCGCGAGCTCGAGCGATCCACCTCGACCAAGATCAATGTGCCGCGCATCAGCGAGGACTCGGACGCGATCACGATCCTGGGCACGAAGGAAGGCATCGAGAAGGCCGAGCACGAGATTCGCACGATGTCGGACGAGCAGTCGCGCAAAGCGTTCGAGCGGTTCAACGTGCCGAAAATCTACCACCCATTCGTGATCGGAGCGTTCGGCGAAAACCTGTCGAAGATGACGGAGGAAACGGGCGCCAAAATCAACGTGCCGCCGCAATCGGTGCAGAAGGACGAGATCATAATCACGGGCGAGAAGGAAGGTGTGCTGCAGGCGAAGGCGCGCATCGAGGCGATCTACAAGGAGATGGAAAAGAAGTGCACCTCGGTGGCGGTCGAGGTGCCGCGGGCTCAGCACAAGTACGTGTACGGCCCGCGCGGTTCCACCATCCAGGAGATCCTGCAGATGACGGGCGTGTCGGTAGAGATGCCGGCGAGTGACTCACCCAGCGATACGATCACGCTGCGCGGATCGCAGGACAAGCTGGGTAATGCGCTGAGCGTGGTCTACCAGAAGGCGCACTCGATCCGCACGAACGTGCTGGAGTGCCCGCAGTGGATCCACAAGTACATCATTGGGCGCGAGGGCAGCCTGATCAAGGAGTTCTCCGTCCAGCACCCGAACGTGCACGTCGAGTTCAACGAGGACAAGATCAAGATCGATGGGCCGCCGGAGCAGGTGGAAATTGCGTCCGAGCAGCTGCAGGAAAAGGTAAACGAGCTGACCGGCCGTCTCACGTTCGCGGAGATGATGGTCGATCCGGTGCACTGCAAGCACATCATCGGCAAGGCGGGCTCGAACATTAACCGCATGAAGGAGGAGTACGAGGTGCAGATCAACATTGACGAGAAGGACTCGAAACCGATTCGCATCGAGGGCCCGGCCGAGGGCGTGGCCAAGGCCCAgcaggagctgctggagaagaTCGCCAAGTGGGAGAACGAGAAGGAAGAAACGATCAACATCGATCACCGGCTGTTTAAGACGATTATCGGTGCGAAGGGCGAGTCGATTCGCGAGATCCGCGAGAAGAACAACAACGTGCAGATCGTGTTTCCGGGCCCGAACGATAAGTCGGATATCGTGAAAATCCGGGGCCCGAAGGAGGACGTGGACCGGTGCCACAAGTATCTGACGCAGTACGTGAAGGAGCTGCAGAAGAGCTCGTTCGTGATGGAGGTGCCCATCTTCAAGCAGTTCCACAAGTACATCATCGGCAAGGGCGGGGCGAACATTAAGAAGATTCGCGACGAAACACAGACCAAGATCGATCTGCCGGCCGAGGGTGACGCGAACGAGGTGATTCTCATCACGGGCAAGAAGGAAAACGTGAAGGAGGCCCGTGAGCGCATCCAGAAGATCCAGAACGAGATGGCAAATATCGTGACGGAGGAGATCGTCATACCGGCCAAGCACCACATTTCACTGATCGGAGCGGGCGGCATGCTGATCAACGCGATCATGGAAGAGTGCGGTGGTGTGTCGATCAAGTTCCCGAGTTCGGACTCCAAGAGCGACAAAGTGATCGTACGTGGCCCAAAAGAGGACGTGGAGCGGGCGAAATGGCAACTGCTGGAGCTGTCGAGTGAGAAGGAGCTGTCTTCGTTCTCCGTGCAGATCCGTGCCAAACCGCAGCACCACAAGTTCCTGATCGGCAAGAATGGTGCTTCGATCAAGAAGATACGCGACAAGACCGGTGCTCGAGTTATTTTCCCTG GTGTCAACGAAGAGGACAACGAGGCGATCACGATCATTggcaagaaagaaaacgtgGAGGAAGCAAAGGCCGAGCTGGAGGCGATCATCAAGAACATCGACAACATCGTCGAGGACGAGCTGAGCATGGATCCGAAGTTCCACAAGCACTTCGTCTCCAACCGCGGCAAGGTGCTGAAGCGCATCGAGGAAGAGTGCGGCGGTATGTCGATTTCGTTCCCGCGTAGCGACCGCGGTGAGCGCCCCGATCGCGTAACGCTCAAGGGGCCGAAGGATTGCATCGAGACGGCCAAGCAGCGCATGCTGGAGATCGTCGGGGAGCTGGAATCGATGGTCACGATCGAGTGCTTCATTCCCGCGCGTCACCACCGCATCGTGATGGGCAAGGGAGGCTCCAAGGTGCAGGGCATAACGTCCGAGTTCGGAGTGAATATAAAGTTCCCCGAGCGCGGCACGAGCGCTGTCAGTTACCacgagcaccagcaccagcaccaccctTTGTCCGCGGAGGTCCCGAACCAGAACGGTAACGGTGACGGTGCCCCCGACGGCGCTGCTGAAACGGGAAATATCGTGAACGGTGGAGCTGTTGAGCCGCCCGTTCCCAAAGAACCGGTCCACAGTCTGGCCGACCTGATTCGCATCAGCGGCAACAAGGAACGGTGCGAACAGGCGAGGGACGCCCTGCTAGCTTTGGTGCCCGAGACGGAAGAAATCAACGTAGCGTTCGATCTACACCGCTCGCTGATCGGTCAGAAGGGACGGGACGTGAAGGAACTGATGAATACGTACGATGTGCACATCGAGATGTCACCGCAGGACAAACGGCTGGACATCATCAAGGTGACGGGCACGAAGACGGCGATCGCCGAGGCGAAGGAAGCCATCGCCGAGCGGATCAAGGTGCTGGAAGCGGAACGCGAGGACCGCGAGGCACGCTCGTTCGAGATCAAGGTCGAGGTCGACCCCACGTACCACCAGAAGATCATTGGCCGGCGTGGGGTGGTCGTGAACAAGATTCGCGCCAACCACGGTGTGCAGATCTCGTTCCCGAAGCAGGACGACCCGTACAACAAGAGCGTCATCACGATCCAGGGCTACGAGGAGAAGGCGAAGGCGGCACGGGACGAAATCCTGGGCATGGTCGAAACGCTCAGCTCGGTCTACAAGGAGGAGATGTCGATCGACGAGCGAACGCACCGCCGTTTCATCGGGTTCCGTGGCAAGCGGCTGCGCGAGATCAAGGAACAGTTTAACGTGGAGATCACTTTCCCGCGCCCCGAAGATCCGGACAAATCGCTCGTCATCCTGGCCGGAACGCCCGACAACGTGGAGTCGTGCCGCGACTATCTGCTCAACCTGGAGGAGGAGTTCTTGCAGGACGTGAGCGCAGCTCCGACGCAGCCAACCACCTTCTCGCAGATCATGGAAGACATGACCAACCAGAACACTCACACCAACAAGCAGGGCTTCATCGTGAGCGGTGCGCCGTGGGAACGCAAGACACCCAACACGCAGTCGCTGGTCGATTTCCCCGACTTTGGCGGGCTCGGAGGTGGAGCCGGTGGGGCAGCCAGCAGTGACCAGGGGCAGggtcaacagcagcagcagcagcagcagcagccgcagcagcagggtcaGGGTCCCATCAACTCGGCATGGAATGCTAAACACTAA